The sequence below is a genomic window from Rhodothermia bacterium.
TGGTGCCTGTTCATTTACTGCCATTGATACAAAAATGAGCCACTTCGAGGAAATAGCAGAATCGGTGAAAAATAAATTGTTTTTCGCCGGAGAGCATACCAATGTGGATTATTTCTCTACGGCACATGGGGCTTATTTAGGCGGAA
It includes:
- a CDS encoding FAD-dependent oxidoreductase, which encodes MKRRTFLKNAIKGMATVAITSAFLTAYGACSFTAIDTKMSHFEEIAESVKNKLFFAGEHTNVDYFSTAHGAYLGGIREANKMMNL